Below is a window of Phyllopteryx taeniolatus isolate TA_2022b chromosome 16, UOR_Ptae_1.2, whole genome shotgun sequence DNA.
TGGCCAAGGAAGGCACGCCAGTAGGAACAGCATTCAATTGATGTCGTGTGACCAAAACTGAATTTCAATCCAGATTTGTCATTACTGTACGTTTCTATGAAGTGTAATTTACACTACTAGTTTGACTCataaatagactttttttttttaatttggaatGGAACAAAATCAAGTTTTGAGTCTGGAATCATGATTCAGAATCACTACAAAGGGATTTTGCGGATATTTTGGGAACTATCCAGCCCCAATAAAACGTTTTGAGTTATGTGGGAACAAGTCAGAGACAGATTCCCAACGTGCGTGTGTCCCGACTTGGTGTGCGCAGGCGCCAACCACTTCCTGCAGGCGGTGCACAGGACCCTGGCGTCCAAGCTGCTGCAGCTTCCCGACAAACACTCGCTGACGGAGGTTCTGCACACGTGGGCGCAGAGCGTCCGCCAGGCCTGCTTGTCCGCCGCGTGAAGTGGCCGGCGCGACCAGATGACGACTGGTTCTCTTTTAAAGATCAATAAAACCCCTTTTCATATGCCACGAGACCACCTCTCTCTTGTACACGCACAATGACATTTTATTCAAGAGACTAAAACAATGATAACTTGACATGTTTGTGTGCTTCAAAAGCGTAGTGAGAAGGCTCGGTAGGACACGTTGGTGAACACGTCCACGTACTGGCTGCTTCCTGCCACCGTCAACACCTGAAACACATCGTCGTCGTGACCGAATAGGATTTCTTTTCAGGCTGATGCCAATTCCCATATTTGGCAGAGTGCAATTCTGACAACCGATTAATTGgcccattcatttaaaaaaagcaatgaagacgacaaaaaaaagaggaattcTAGGCAGAACGTTTGACTGATAATACTATAATACTGTCCTTTTGCATTTGTTGAACTGTACAACAAAGTAGAATAagccgttttgtttttgtttcgtcCCGCAACCTCGGGAATGATCCTTCCGCAGGTTCACCTACGGAAACCTTGTTACGGCTTTGACTTCCTTTCAAAAGGGTTCATATCTGTCCATTAAAATAATCGGCCGGCCGGCCGATCGATGGGTCTGGTCCTCATCGCAACACGTCTGACAAAAAAAGACGGCTCAAAAACATCCGACAAACTGTGACGGTGGCTCAACACATCATACACACGACTGCCACAAAACACAAAGAGGTGGGAAGTAAAAAAGTACTTCTTGGCTATCTGTACTTAGAGTatttattttgggttttttttttttttaaacatctgtaCTATGTACTccttacatttataaaaaaaaaaaacatgagcttgttacttttaaaacctaaAGTTAGTGACGACGCAATGTAAAAAGCAGAACCTCTGAAACTGGATCTTAGACATCGTAGATACTTTGAGCACGTGCCTACGGTGACGCTaagccaaaaataaaacttccaAAAATCTGTGGACAGCACGGTCTGCAACGAAAATAAGGATGCCCGCATAGCGTGCCGCCTCCAGTTGCTCACACGTCGTACAACCACAACAACGGAACTccgaactgggaataaccttttaTACGCAAGAATGTTTGTTTCAAAAGTGCTGCAACGCTTAGGGTGAACCACGTTCATTTTTTAGAAGTCTAGCTTGCTGGCAGTAAATTATTTAACGTTTGAGCCTTAACGTATATTTCCAACACATTGATTTGCCcgctgtaaaaataaatacatcaaataaaaatagccacaatctgcacattttttttgcagtcagttttaaatgtcctgtttttgaatacaGGGACGGCAATTAGTTAATGTTTTATCTGATTCATCGAAAAAATGGAcagatttattattaaaataattgttagtcgCAGCCCTAGATGAAATAGTAACAAAAGTGAGTGTTGCGGTGTTACCATCTCTGACGCGAAGAGGAATGGAGAAGCGAAATCGTCAGCGAAGCAAACAAAGGTTCCAAGGAATCGGTTTTCGATTGTCATCCACACTTGTGGCGCGCTGCATGATTGTGCCAAAACAGGATGACTCGTACCTGGTGTTCCGCACTGTTGGTGTTGAGCTCCAGGCTGTTGATGTTGTTGGGCGTGCACGGGATCTGAGCCTTGACCTGCCCCCCCAGCAGGCAGTGGGACACAGCGGGACCTTGGCCCACCGCCAGAATCTGCGTCGGGACGGACACGCGGGTCGAAGCTAAGCGCGAGTTAGGCGGAGGCGGATTTTGCTCACCATGTCCTGGAAGAAGCTGGCTCGTTTCTGGCAGCCGTTCAGCTCGAAGACGGACGTCGGCGTCAGAGAACGAAGGTGCCACAGGGAAAGGGCTGGCCCCCCGCCGCACAGCTGCACCGAAACCACTTTCAGAACCAGGACCGCGCGACGGACTGCACGGACAGCGAACCCCCGCGTATTTGCCCttcggcattcacaaattcGTCTATTGGCCTAATTGTCCGTTATTCGccgttttgtgctcaggccaaagcaatagcAGCTTTGCGATGACGCCATTTTGTGGCCAAGGAATGGAGTTGGAGTGAGGAGTTCCATGTTGACCAAAGTagcgctttttctttttctccgtGGAACTTCAGATCACGAACGAGCTTAGAAACCCGGAGATCCTTTAGTATTGGGATACACAcatcatttttgaaattttttttttttgctgctgctgctccttaaaataagcaaagctttcttttgcaaaaatGACAACTCCATATTGCAGAGTTGCGGTCCCCTTAGCGGGAAAGCCTCCCGACTCCCTTGCAGGGGGCGacgtcagcacttccaaatatgggcacgGTCGGCATTGGCCGCCCCGAGGCGCCGCCGTCGGTTTCGCGCGTTTCAGAATTgatttgttcaatatttattatgCCAAGTGAATCGGCTGACATCGCGGCGTCATAATCATGCGACAGCTCCAAAACTATTTTGCATTTGACTGCCTCGTTAGCCTGGTAACATAGTTGAGTAGAAACACTTCTGGACTGTCAGACTGTCACAATCGGCTCTGGATCCTTAACCTTCGCTGCCAATAGcggaggttcactgtactgGATTTTTGGTTTTCTTACCATCCAATCCGAGTCGGTCGTTAAACAGCTGATCCACTTGCCAAACTGAGGGCGGGCACATTTCTGGCAAACACGGCGACAGCATGAGCTAACGGCACGCTGCAGTCACGTGCTGACGGAAGGGAAGATGTCTTACTTGGTACTTGTGCACGTCCACGCAGTGAACGCACTGAGACGTCCTGCTGTCTGCACACAAACAACGAGACGGCGCTAATATTCCATTTGTGCGTGAACGCCGATCAAACGGTTCGATTCGGCGGTCTTGAACATTTTCaatcggtcaagaaatgcgCAAGGAGGAGAAGTTCAAATGTGAAATATCTCAACTGGAAAATAGGAGAATTTCGGAAAATGTGACATAGTTCCTAAAAAGTTGGAATGATGAGaattggtcaagaaatgtggcaGGGGTTGGTAAATATGGAAAATATCGGAAAAGTGTGGAAAATGATGTTCTGACTGCAATGGGAAAGTTGGGGAACTTCTTTGTTGGCTTTCATGCACTTGAATGGAAATTTTGGGAACACGGAAATGGTGGAATTCTGTGAAAAATGGGAATTTTGATAACGTGGAAAATCTGGGGAGCGCTGGAATTTCAGGAATGTGTAAAAATGCTTCCCGAGATGCGGGCGGACTCACCCCACATCCGGACGGCGCCGTCCTCGCCGCCCGACAGAATCTCGCCCTCGCGCTCCCTCACGCTCAGGCAGTGAACGTAGTCCGAGTGTCCCCGCAAGACGGACTGCGGACGGACACGCGCAAATGTCAACAATGGCCGCCGACTCGCGACGCTCGCTCCTTCGCTCGCACCTTGAAGACGCCGTTCTCCAGGTCCAAGACGTGAACGTTGTTGTCACCGCCGCCGAACACCACGCTGTtgtcctgacacacacacacacacaccttttttaatacagtagttCCTCCTTTCTTAGGGAGTAGTAGCAGCGAGTGAACGCTTGGGAACGCAGCCgtctttcatcattcccaagtaCCGAATCACTTGATTGGGACTTTATGCAGaagaatttctctttttttgctcCAAATGTGAAGAAAAGGCCGCTGGCCACTGGAAAAGCTTTGACTTTACGAGAAGCCGTTGAAGCATTTCTTCAAATCCAAGCGTCAGGTCCACGTACTAGTACGCCATTGGTCCTCACAATTCAGCAGACCAATAGGACGCTCAAACGGCTTTACGGAAGGCCAAAAGCACTACAACTGCGCCAGCGGGCATCGAGATGCACGAGTTCGTCGAGAACCTTGAGCCGGATATCGAGAACGTGGAAGAAACGGACGCCGACGGGCGTTGGCATACTCACTCGAGGGTTGACGGCCATGGCGTTGATCTCGGGGATCTCCATGCTGGCCCTAAACGGGAGAGAGAAGGCGCGTCACGTGACCCGCCCCGAGCTCGCCGTCGACCGGGACCCGACACTCACTTGTATTGGGGTCTCTTGGTCCACAGCGCTTTGACGTTCTGAAGGCAAACACAAGACAGCGCAAGTGAGTCACACGCCGCCGCGGCCGTTTGGCCGTCGCGCTCGCTCGCAACCTTCTTGATGAGTTCGGCCCAATTCCAGGCGCTGACCGACCCGTCGCCGGCGCTCAGAAGATGGCCGTCGAAGGACTCCAGACAGAAGACCGGACCGTCGTGAGCTGGAACGCACGGCAGACGGACAGACGCTCAGACGGACAGACGCCCGAACGTTTGACGCCGTCGACGACCTCGTTCACCTGCAAAGGTCAGCACCGGCTTCCGACCCGCCTCCGACACGTCCGGACTCAGAGCTGCGCACAAACTGACGGCACGGCCTCCGTCATCATCCGAATCGTCGTCATCCGCATCGTCGTATCGCTCACCTGAAGATGCCGATCTCTCCGTAGTTGTTCCCCGCCGCCAGGAAGCGTCCGCACGGCGAAAAACTTTGCGAGAACACCGACATGTGCAACAGCTGCGGACACGTCACATGCTCATGAAGGTGCCACGTGAGCCGTTAAGGACGCCGCACGACTTGCTCGttaaggcctttttttttttgggggggggggggggagttcgCCACGGGCGGCGATCGAGGAGGACCAATAAGAGTTTTAGGACGCCAAGTTACGACGCTTGCCCGGGAAATTGTACCGTTGATGCCCCAAAACCCCGTTTGGATGACGACGACCGGGGGCCACCCCACCCCCGTTACCGCAACGCCAGTGGCACAATGATGAAGTCTTCTCATGTTTCTTTAGCGTTCAATATTCACACTATTTGAATGGGTTAAATGTTGATGACGTCATGACTTCCatacttttgtttcttttttttctatttttaaaaggaaaCTAAAAGTTGAACCCCGTGGCACcctacaatgacaaaaaaaagatttctatcCTACTTTAGTTTGTGTGAAATATGTTGTTATAGTTAATATTCATTTCCTATTTCTAAGATGGGGCATCCTCGCCGTGCCTGTACAAAGACTCCAACCTTTGTCATTCTTCACGTTCTCTATGCGTGCAAAAATAAGTGAATAGATGCGCGGGAGGCTCGAATGAACGAAGCTTTACACTTGagcacaaatgaaaatgtttcgaAAAGGGACAAATGAAGTTTACCTCGACGGGGCCCATTGTCGCGTCGCGTCGCGTGCGCCAAGCTGCGGAAGCGCGCTATTATGGCGTCACCGCGCCTGGCATTCTGGGAACTGTAGTGAGAGGCGCAGCATCCGACAAACGTCATAATCCGTTTCaaaaagattttagcaaaattGCGACAGCATTTGGATTTGGACTCTTCCATACAAATAAACGAAGACACTTCTTTCGAAGTTACTATTCTGCCAAACATGATCTTTTTGAGTTCAAGTAAAACATTTGTGTTGATTTTTCGTTTTGCGGAACGACTTTGCGACACCTATTCTGGCAATGTCATACGTCCTAACAAATTGTGGAAATGTCTATCCCGTTTTATCATTAATAATATTGACTGTGGGTTGTAATTGGAAACACGTATGGTGAGGTTTCTTCAATAATGATAGCAACAATACTAAACCAGTCTTTGTTTTGAAGTTGATTAATAGTGTTGTGAAATTTCATATCCACAAATCCAAATTTAGTCCTTCAAAACgtctttccttttctttttgggaaCCAAACCAGACAATACACGAGTACCATATTTAACTGTAAAGCAGTTAGAATTGTTGATGGTcttcatttaatgtttttatttcaaatccccTGACTcctcttttgtctgttttgttttcttcaaattGTGGCtttcaataaagttttttttgtttttttttttacggtagATCAGAAGGCGAATCCATCTCGatacgtttttatttttgtcccgATGGCCGACGGTTCGTTCGTGTGTGTgatcacaaaaacacaacaacaataacaaaaacaaacaaacaaacaaacaaacaaaaatcagtcGAAGTGTTCAAACGaggacaaaacaaagaaattgtgtCGGGTGGTCAGCGAGCCAACATGGCGCTCCTCTCTTTCCCGCTCGGCTCGGTTCGGCCCGGCCTCTGCGGCGCCGGTGCGAACGTTGCATGAAAACGCTTCTCGCCAAGTTGCACAAGCGGGTCACAAACGTCAAATTGCGTCGCCGGTTTGTGGTGCTTTTCAGCTCGTCGCGTCGCGGCGCCGCGCGCATGACGACGCCTGCGCGGCGGAAGTgcttcgtcgtcgtcgtcgtcgtcgtagCGGCGGCGGACAGCCAAGAGGCAAAAGTCGAGCTTGGAGGagagaaggaaagaaaaagaaaaagaaaaaaaaaaaaagcagcagatGCACGACAAATAAACATGGCGAGTCTTCGCTGAGGGCACAAGGTTCGCATCCGCACGCCGACCGAGCTCGCTTCTCGTAGCGGGACGCGGAAGCCGGCGGACGGGTAAGTTTGACGCTCGGAGCGGCTCCCGAAGCAgctccttccccccccccctcgaccAGGGTCGACATCTTTGTGTAGCTgcgggctagctagctagctcggCGGCTAGCGGACGAGCTAACGCGGCCGCGGCTTATCCGCCGTCAATACAAAGATTGCGGATGACAGCTGGCGTCTTGTGCGCATTTGTTGAGTGTCGGTCGTGCTGTTGTTCCGTTTGCGGCGGCGACGAGCGGCCAGGTGCTAACTAGCTAGCCGAGGTTAGCGGGCTGCTCATCGTTTCTGTGCAAAATGGCGTTTTCGGCAAAGTCAAACATGTTGTTCACCGGTGGGCTGTTTGCGGGAAGGGAGGCGCGCTCGCCGCGAGAAGGCCTCTTTCATTTTGCGGGGACGGGACCGAACCCGGGCAGGCTCGTTTGTGACAGAGGCGGGAGGGAGCAACCGTGCTAACCGTGCGTAGAACAAAGCTCCGTAAAATGGGAACCGTGCGGCGGGGAAGATGCTCGGCTTTGTCCGGCAGATGCGCGCTGGAGTCGGGCCAAGGTCAGGCGGCCCCCCGCGGCCCACTCTTCCGCTCCATCTTTCCTCTTCGTTGGGCCAGCAAGTCGGTCAAAGAAGACGAGTGACAACTTTACACGCGCGTCAACAACACGTGGACGCATaataaaccagtttatttcttctgTTGTGTTGTTGGCTTACATGTTACCATAGAAACACTGCTGGAGCAAATATCAAAGTTTATGGTTGCGTTCGGAACCCTTCACTCATTTCCTACTTTGTCGTTTTTATATGGTGGACCTAGTTCCCTAAAAAGTCCACCAAACATCCTGTTGTAGTGATTCGGgagtgaatgattccaaaaGCAGTTAATCAATTATCATTCCCGACTCCCTAATCACTCAATATACACTTTTACAGAGTGACCCAGAGAGTTCCCTCAAAAGTCCACTAAAAAAAAACCCGATCCACGTCAGCTGGCGGAACTTCCCTGAGAAACATTGAACGAGTAAATCCGTTATAATCCCgtgaaatagttttttcttAAGTGTATTTagcaaaatgaatgcaaacattgcactttgtcCATCCGTGTTGTGCTGTGTTGCTGTACTTGCGTCAAATATATGTTCGCACTACATCTCatgctgaaacttgaaatggaAAATGATCGACACCTTGCGTCATGGGATGCATTTGTAGCAATGATTTCCCAAAAGTGACCATCCAAATCCTGAATGGCCATTTCGGCGTGAGTACAAGGCACAGAGAGttttgaaaatcggatgatgGCTTCTggagaaatgttttgtttttttttgcatccggTCATGATCGTTTCCAACTAAGAAGCGTTTTGGATTCcaggtgaaacatcttcaacgAACCTCGATGCGACCTTTGCCGATCACAGTGGCGGTCGTGACCTGGCCGATTAACAATCTACGCGCACGTTAGAAAGATGGCCTTTTTTtgggaacatttttgtgtggtaGCGCCTAttgaaaatctggtcaaaaaacacCTCCACCTTCGAGAACTTGatcatttctcaacatatctcctcgAGCCTTTGGTTTTGCTCTGCGACACGGGGAAGCCCTTCTCCGACTGGCTACCaagtttcagttcaaaatatcCACCGACAAGATCGTACGGTCGGAAACTCTCAGGGAGAAAttctccaagtgtgtgtgtgcgtcccaAAAAACGTGAAGGTTTAAACGGCCCGAAAAACTCTAGCTAAATAGACCAAATGGAAAAGTGGAATAGCTCGTGTACGTCGTCAGTCAGTCATTGCTTTCCTGAATGAATTTGTtctggaggattttagaggcctTTGATGTATTCATTCCAcgcgtttttttgttgttgttgagaaaATTCCACCAAGATGGCAGctacttgtcacgttgctacatATAGTGGGCTATATAGTTGAAAGGAAAAAGAGTTTGGAACACTACTTAATGACGTCACAACTTGCCAGATCCACGTCGGCTGGTTGAGCTTCCCAAATACTGCATGAGTAAATGCGCTATATTTGCATTACATTGTGTTACATTTATTgtacaaaatgaatacaaacaacTTAATGGACATCCGTGTTGATGATATTTTTGGGCCAAAACTTGAAACCAAATGTTTTCTTCTGGACCAGCACACTGCATAATGGGATCAAGTCGATTTTCTAGTGAGTATTGCTGCTTACTACCTTTCAACATTCATTGCGGGATAGTggtgggcacggcagttcttttgagtttactgaatcattcgaatcagttcattcaaaagattcgttcaccgaatcgttcagttctttttcccAAAATCATTccagtgcttcctcattcatttaacgatccatccctgaggttcacgttcactcaacacattcaccgaaggactatgcgttgttgttgttgtcatgtattgtaaactaggaaaggtggggagatgattaaaaaacaagacaaaaccaaaaaaaacccttcGGCGAGATGATCACCTACCGATAtctctcgaacacccggcttcggttgtatatgtgttcactgtgatgggtaaaatgcagagaacaaatttcatgtgcgtgcatgttcatgacaataaaaaaggtgattcttctgaTATGTAAGtacataaacacatttattattaattgacatttattttaaatgtgtgcttgactgactccacattagccgttagcttgaagaaacggctgcgAGTGAAAGCTGTCCCTCGTGGGTCCGTTCGCAGCGTAGTACAAACGAAGAAGTtccacgaacgaatcactcttcagttcctcagtacaccagttcactgaacgaatcgctcagttcacttaagtccgtCCCCCGCTTGCACgccgctgcctgacgctggctgctcattggtcattcgccaaagtgagtgacaacgccggcgaatcgcaaatcacatggcagtacagGTTCatgaagtcccgcccccgcctgcacgctggctgctcattggtcattcgccaaagattcagaagtgagtgaccgaacgcttcagcagttccgtttcccgGCCGACTCGCTTACCGGACGGCGTCGTTCTTCCGAACGAAACGTTTGCGAACGTTGCACGATACAGTGACGACGCTATATAGCGGATACACTAGAAAATTGCCACTTTGCGATATAGTGCGTGGGGAGTGATTCCCGGCACAGCAACTTTTCACGGACTTTTTTTATTATGCTGAGCCGCTGtaacatgatgcacagtttaaacatttactttgcacttattttattaaaattgatTGCACACAAAGTTCAACTATACCTTTTGAAAAGATGACATGCCAATGTGTTGAACTTAAAAGTGTACTTAActgtttaagccactgtaatatgCCCAAGTTGAACGTTTAATACCGTAACTCCTTTGCATACCTCTAGAGGAAGACCGCGGACCACTAGTGGTGCTCATACCGCACTTTGAGAAGCACTCATCTGGATTAGTCTTTGTCAACCTTTATGGAACCAAGGCACATCATTTACATTAGGAAACGGGACACCAGCAGACAAACATGTCGCAATAGTACACAGTATATCCTGAAAACATGATTGCGGTGAAATCTGGGCCGATGATTCTTTTGTACGCACGGCAACAGGTTCGGACTTTCTGCCATCTCGTGGAAGAGCGTTGAATTGTTTAGCctgtgaaattggatcatttcctggCACAGTGCTTGGGATCGCTGGCCTCGATAATTAAAGAGACTTTTTAGAAAGGCAGACTTTGTTTGAGGTGAAGGGATCGACGGGCGAAGCTCCCCCGTCGTCAGACGCGTGAAGGTCGCGGCACGAGCGGAACATATTTCAATATATTACTTAATACGCATTGTGACGCCACCCTTCTCCCCCTTCTTGTCTCCGTAGTAACCGCTCACCGGCCACCTGCAAGGGGCGCGGCCCGATTGGCCGTCGGGCAGACGATGTCCGCCGGCGGCGCTCTCGACCGTTGAGCAAAGACTCTCCCGTGCCAAAGCCCCTCCCGCGAGTCCCAATGGTTACCGGCGGTCGCACCGTGGCGACTCCCACCTGAAAACTGGCGCCAGAGTACTATGGCAATGCATGATATGAGTCGTGCCAAGGGTTTCCCCTGTAAAGAATGTGATATGGTCTGCCCCAGTACTCCAAGTCTTCTAGAACATATGAAAGCACATTACCAGCAAGGAGAAAGCGCACGTTTTGAATGCGAACAGTGTGGACGAATTTACAAGCACGCGGCTAGCTTGGCCAACCATAAAAAGTCTCACGAAGTGGGCTCCTTCCAGTGTCCCGTCTGTACCCGCACCCTGCCCAACGCGGTGGCCCTCAAGAATCACCTTCGCATACACACCTTGTCCCCAAGTAGCGCTCACGCCGAAGAAGAGAGCGAGGAGGTACCCGAGGAAGGAGCTCCTCACGAAAGGGACTACGCCCTGAGCCAGGACCTCTCGGACAGCTTCGGGCGCTCTCACTTGaacaacagcgccctgcagggcCACGAAGGTAGCAAAAGTTCCCCCGAGTCGGACGACGCCTGGGACCGACCGTTCAAGTGCGACCAGTGCGACAGAACCTACCGGCACCACGGCAGCTTGGTAAATCATAAGAAGTGTCACCAGCAAGGAAGCTTCAAGTGCTCCGTGTGCTTTAAACAATTTAGCAACCTGGCTGCCCTCAACAGCCACGAGAGAACTCACTCCAAGTTTAAGAGCCCCGCAGCGTCCATGGtgagcagcggcggcggcggcggcggcctccACCAGTCTGAGCgcggcgggggcgggggcgggggcgtgggcggcggcggcggctctcAGGCCGCCCAGAGCGACAACGCCAACTCCTGCTTCTGCCACCTATGCCAGATTGCGCTTCCCACCAAGGCCGACTTCCAGGAGCACATCCTCCTGCACAACACCACCTCGCCGTCCCTCGGACTGTCCCGGAGCTTTCCCGGCATTATGCCTCACAATCTGAGCGCGGTTCGATCTCCGGCGTACACCCCGGCTCTCGGGGACCCTCTTCCCCTGCCGCCTTTGCCCGGTGACAAAAGAGGTCCCTACGACCCCATAATGGGCCCTCCCGTCAACAATCCCATATACACGTGCGCGTACTGCGGTGCGGGACATCCTGACCTGGAGACCCTCAAAGTACACTACCTGACCCACGACCCCAACCCCGCCTCCCACGGCCAGGACAGCTCCATACTCAACTCGGAGACACTAAGCGCCGCTTCTCAGGGCTCGGTCTCATCTTCTTCCGGAGACCACGTGGAGCAGTCCGGTTCTCCGGAGGACGGCGAGCGGCGCTTCAAGTGCGGCGAGTGCGGCAAGAGCTACCGGCACGCGGGCAGCCTGGTCAACCACAAGCGCTGTCATCAGACGGGCCACTATCAGTGCACCGTCTGCTGTAAGCAGTACCCCCACTTGGCAGCGCTGCACAGCCACCTGCGAAGCCACAAGGGGCGCTCCGCCAACCAGCCCCTGGGCGACGGCAATGACTGGTTATCTCCGGAGCCGCTGACGCTGGACTCTC
It encodes the following:
- the thoc6 gene encoding THO complex subunit 6 homolog — translated: MGPVELLHMSVFSQSFSPCGRFLAAGNNYGEIGIFSLCAALSPDVSEAGRKPVLTFAAHDGPVFCLESFDGHLLSAGDGSVSAWNWAELIKKNVKALWTKRPQYKASMEIPEINAMAVNPRDNSVVFGGGDNNVHVLDLENGVFKSVLRGHSDYVHCLSVREREGEILSGGEDGAVRMWDSRTSQCVHCVDVHKYQKCARPQFGKWISCLTTDSDWMLCGGGPALSLWHLRSLTPTSVFELNGCQKRASFFQDMILAVGQGPAVSHCLLGGQVKAQIPCTPNNINSLELNTNSAEHQVLTVAGSSQYVDVFTNVSYRAFSLRF